GTTTTACGTTTTGGATGTTATCCACGACATCTTTCTCCGATTTCCATTTGGTAAAAATCTCGTTGCGTTCTTCTTTTAGGTTGGCTAAATCCATTCCGAGACCTTTTAGTTTAGCTTCATCATTCTCGCGTTTAATGGCTTCCATTTCGATTTCCAACTGCATAATCTTTCTGTCTAAAACATCTAGTTCTTCAGGTTTAGAGTTGATTTCCATACGCAATTTAGAGGCAGCTTCGTCCATTAAGTCGATGGCTTTATCGGGTAGGAAACGATTAGTAATATAGCGTTGCGATAATTCTACTGCTGCTATAATAGCATCGTCTTTGATACGCACTTTATGGTGTGTTTCGTATTTTTCTTTGATACCCCGTAAGATGGAAATGGCACTTTCAGTATCAGGTTCATCGACCATTACTTTTTGGAAACGTCTTTCCAAGGCTTTGTCTTTCTCAAAGTATTTTTGGTACTCGTCTAAAGTTGTAGCTCCAATAGCACGCAGTTCACCACGAGCTAAAGCAGGTTTTAAAATATTGGCAGCATCCATAGCGCCTTCGCCACCACCAGCTCCTACAAGTGTGTGAATTTCGTCAATAAAAAGTACGATATCGCCTTCTGCTGAAGTTACTTCTTTTACTACGGATTTTAATCGTTCTTCGAATTCTCCTTTGTATTTAGCCCCTGCAATTAGTGCACCCATATCTAGAGAGTAAACGATTTTGTCTTTTAGATTTTCGGGTACATCGCCGTCAACGATTCTGTGAGCAAGACCTTCGGCAATGGCTGTTTTACCTACACCAGGTTCTCCAACCAACATGGGATTGTTTTTAGTACGTCTTGTTAGAATTTGTAATACTCGTCTAATCTCTTCATCACGTCCAATTACAGGGTCGAGTTTACCGTTTTTGGCTAGCTCGTTGAGGTTTTTAGCATATTTATTTAAAGCATTATACGTTTCTTCGGCAGAAGCAGAAGTAACACGTTCCCCTTTTCTGATTTCGTCAATGGCGGCTTGTACTCCTTTTTCGGTTACGCCTTGGTCTTTTAGGATTTGAGCTACCTTGCTTTTGGATTTAAAGATGGCTAAGAGTAAATGCTCGATGGAAACATATTCATCGTTCATTTTCTTGGCAATGATGCTAGCTTCGTTTAGCATAGTGTTAGCTTCACGAGATAGCATAATTTCACCTCCTGATACTTTTGGAAAACTTTGAATGGTGCTATCTAATATCTTTTTGAATAGTTCTACATTCACATTGAGTTTTTTCAAAATGAAGGGTGTTACGTTTTCGTCTACTTCTAGAATACCTTTAAAGATGTGTTCGTTTTCTAGTTGTTGTTGACCAAAACTTTGTGCTATTTGCTGTGCTTGTTGCAGCGCTTCTTGCGATTTGATGGTTAAATTATTTAGATTCATGGTTGTATGTTTTACTTGTTTAAAGTTGACAGGTTCTCTTCAAATTATGTTCCAATGTAAAATTAAAGACAAAATGTCTTTTATAATATGATTTTAATCACTTATGCAAGACAAAATGTCTTAAAATAAGACAGTTAGGCTTACTTTTAGAAAGTAGATGCTATTAGAGTAACTAGGAAGAATTAGGTAACGATTATTTCTGTTCCTGATATATTTTCAGGAGTGCCAATGCTAAATTGGGTTCTACATGGTTTATTTTTCCGGTATTGAAGCTTATCCCAATGCCATTATATCCTGGAGAGTAAGTCGTACCACCGCCATTAATACCAAAACCAGAAAAAGTCAGGTAGGAACTATAGCCATTTTCTTTGCGCTTGTACCATAAAGTCATACCAGTAAAGCCGCCTTTTGTAATATCAATTTCTTCTTTTTCACCTATAGTAAATACCTTGAATTGTCCGCCACTGATTTGGTACTTTTCGCCTTTGACTTTATATCCCTGCGTTTTTTGTTCGGTCATATCATCGTTTCCAAAAATGAATATTTTATTTTTTGGGATGTGTTCAAAGTTGGCCTCAAAAAGAGAATCTTCGCAAAAGTAGGCAGACAATATTAACTCACCATTGATGTCATTATCCGTCTTGGTAAAACTTTCAAATCGATATGCATTGGCACCAAAACGCTGTGCTTCATTGCGAATGAAATAGTATAAGTTAGTAGTGTGTTTTAAACTGCCACGGGCTTTTATTTTGGCCACAAACTTGGCGCTCGAAATATCCGTACTATCACTTAGGTAGATGAATTGTTGGTAATTAGGTTTGCGTATTGTATCCCCTTTTTCAAGAAAAGTAACGGTTTGCGCATAGAAACTATTGGCAAGAAAAAGAAGTACGAGTAATAGATTTTTTTTCATCTGATAAGGCTAGTTACACCGTAAAAATAATTAAATAATCTATATGTTCTTTACCTTGAAATTTAAATATTTCTACATCGGTTTCACAGGGATTTCTTGAGTAGCAATGGCTGATACTTTATTCTCAGCATTGATAGTTACTTTTAGTTCTTTTTTAAAGTATTTCTTTTCATAATCAATACTGTAGCGAAAAATATAGTCGTTCGTTGTTTTGTTCAGAGTAACATCAACAAGGGTAAGCCCTTTGTATCT
The window above is part of the Flavobacterium sp. N1994 genome. Proteins encoded here:
- the clpB gene encoding ATP-dependent chaperone ClpB codes for the protein MNLNNLTIKSQEALQQAQQIAQSFGQQQLENEHIFKGILEVDENVTPFILKKLNVNVELFKKILDSTIQSFPKVSGGEIMLSREANTMLNEASIIAKKMNDEYVSIEHLLLAIFKSKSKVAQILKDQGVTEKGVQAAIDEIRKGERVTSASAEETYNALNKYAKNLNELAKNGKLDPVIGRDEEIRRVLQILTRRTKNNPMLVGEPGVGKTAIAEGLAHRIVDGDVPENLKDKIVYSLDMGALIAGAKYKGEFEERLKSVVKEVTSAEGDIVLFIDEIHTLVGAGGGEGAMDAANILKPALARGELRAIGATTLDEYQKYFEKDKALERRFQKVMVDEPDTESAISILRGIKEKYETHHKVRIKDDAIIAAVELSQRYITNRFLPDKAIDLMDEAASKLRMEINSKPEELDVLDRKIMQLEIEMEAIKRENDEAKLKGLGMDLANLKEERNEIFTKWKSEKDVVDNIQNVKQEIEDFKTEAEQAERNGDYGKVAEIRYGKIKEAQERLDTLQIQLAENQAGSSLIKEEVTREDIAEVVAKWTGIPVMKMLQGEREKLLKLEEELYHRVVGQEEAIEAVSDAVRRSRAGLQDMKKPIGSFLFLGTTGVGKTELAKALAEYLFDDENAMTRIDMSEYQERHSVSRLVGAPPGYVGYDEGGQLTEAVRRKPYSVILLDEIEKAHPDTFNILLQVLDEGRLTDNKGRVADFKNTIIIMTSNIGSAIIQEKFDNLKGGLEAATEAAKLEVLGLLKQTVRPEFINRIDEIVMFTPLTSANIKQIVGLQLKSVTKMLAHQNITMDATPEAVDYLAQKGFDPQYGARPVKRVIQRDVLNQLSKEILAGKVTTDSIILLDAFDGQLVFRNQSELVS